The Zingiber officinale cultivar Zhangliang chromosome 9A, Zo_v1.1, whole genome shotgun sequence genome window below encodes:
- the LOC122019846 gene encoding kinesin-like protein KIN-7J isoform X1, which produces MGSEEMAEEKFLVSVRLRPINAKEIEKNDPADWDCVDGTSVVFKPYLPERSLYPSSYTFDRVFGCACDTRQVYDEGAKEVALSVLHGINASIFAYGQTSSGKTYTMCGITAHTVDDIYDYIRRHGDREYVLKFSAIEIYNEAVRDLLIADSLPLRLLDDPERGTVVDKLTEETLRDQWHLNDLLAICAAQRQVGETSLNEMSSRSHQILRLTVQSTAREFTSKDSSSTLLASVNFVDLAGSERAASQVSSASNRIKEGCHINRSLLTLGTVIRKLSKGRSGHIPFRDSKLTRILQPYLGGNARTAIICTMSPARSHIEQSRNTLLFASCAKQVVTNAKVNVMMSDKAFMKHLQREISRLENELRHAGFSTPNDHSDVLQDKDAQIKKMECKIKELMLQRDFAQSRLNDLLQAVVDEQSRQWEESTQASYLHARSNSDDTFSISGLSGIDYQNPQIGNLRCNAQVQVNKFSYHEPLDDQLPPSRTISNPALNELTLHQTKEGIIEEDSEEHCKEVRCVEIHALSDGRANEFNPLNAEREGLVTPTEDTLEKFSPQYAGCIDCVNRADENLNKLGADEFSQSNPVKKVISTRESILTRSNSCMASLMNNSVFSLLEDADQDHETTPKFLSKGISGMPKGVGCRLSIFSDWIEESKASEKVLLSNMAKTADVDEIVQKEIDANVISTEVKNVVDGNNEQPLFADQETQRHQLETIGSEEKQKDGLNAIPCSPESPLQWQLEFLRKQEEIIQLWHACHVSLVHRSCFFLLFKGDTTDSFYMEVECRRLSLLKNIFSHRNASGIVAEDGSRLNPSSSMRYLRQERYRLCKLIGKVFSPQERESLYAKWGISLNSKKRRIQLSQLMWTETDIEHVKESASLVAKLVGFVEQGEETMKEMFGLNFAVQQTHKRSFSWMQW; this is translated from the exons ATGGGGAGCGAGGAAATGGCGGAGGAGAAGTTCCTGGTTTCCGTCAGGCTGAGGCCGATCAACGCCAAGGAGATCGAGAAGAATGACCCCGCGGATTGGGATTGCGTCGACGGTACATCCGTCGTCTTCAAACCCTACCTCCCAGAGAGATCGCTGTATCCCTCGTCTTACACATTTG ATAGAGTGTTTGGATGCGCATGTGACACAAGGCAAGTGTATGATGAAGGTGCCAAGGAAGTAGCTCTTTCAGTTCTCCATGGAATCAATG CAAGTATATTCGCGTATGGACAAACAAGCAGTGGCAAAACTTACACAATGTGTGGAATAACTGCTCATACTGTGGATGACATCTACGATTACATCAGAAGG cATGGGGATCGAGAATACGTGTTGAAATTCTCGGCGATAGAGATATACAACGAAGCAGTGAGAGATCTCCTGATTGCAGACAGTCTTCCTCTTAGACTTCTTGATGATCCAGAG AGAGGAACTGTTGTAGATAAACTTACAGAGGAAACACTGAGGGACCAATGGCATCTCAATGATCTTCTTGCAATCTGTGCAG CACAAAGGCAAGTTGGAGagacaagtttgaatgagatgaGCTCTCGATCTCATCAGATACTGAGATTG ACTGTTCAAAGCACTGCTCGTGAATTTACGAGTAAAGACAGTTCAAGTACCCTTTTAGCTTCTGTG AATTTTGTAGATTTAGCAGGAAGTGAACGGGCAGCGTCTCAAGTGTCATCTGCGAGTAATCGGATAAAAGAAGGTTGCCACATCAATAGAAGCTTGCTTACACTTGGAACTGTCATTCGCAAACTAAG TAAAGGGAGAAGTGGTCACATTCCATTTAGAGATTCCAAGTTGACGCGCATACTGCAACCTTACTTAGGCGGCAATGCAAGAACTGCCATAATCTGCACAATGAGCCCTGCAAGGAGCCACATCGAGCAATCCAGGAACACCCTTTTGTTTGCAAGCTGTGCCAAACAAGTAGTCACCAATGCAAAAGTCAATGTGATGATGTCCGATAAGGCATTTATGAAGCACCTGCAGAGAGAGATTTCTAGGTTGGAGAACGAACTAAGACATGCAGGATTTAGTACACCCAACGATCATTCTGATGttcttcaagataaagatgctcAGATTAAGAAG ATGGAATGCAAAATCAAGGAACTGATGCTGCAAAGAGACTTTGCTCAATCTCGGCTTAATGATCTGCTTCAAGCTGTAGTGGATGAACAATCAAGACAATGG GAAGAATCCACTCAGGCATCATATTTGCATGCACGCAGTAACAGCGATGATACATTTTCGATCTCTGGTCTCTCTGGCATTGACTACCAAAACCCACAAATCGGCAACTTGAGATGTAATGCACAAGTACAAGTTAATAAGTTCAGTTACCACGAGCCTTTGGATGATCAACTTCCACCCAGTAGAACAATTAGCAATCCTGCCTTAAATGAACTTACCCTGCACCAGACCAAAGAGGGTATCATCGAAGAAGATTCTGAAGAGCACTGCAAGGAAGTTCGGTGCGTCGAGATACATGCCTTGAGTGATGGAAGAGCTAATGAGTTTAATCCTCTGAATGCTGAAAGGGAGGGCTTGGTTACACCGACTGAGGATACACTCGAAAAATTTTCACCACAATACGCAGGATGTATAGATTGTGTAAATAGGGCAGATGAGAATTTGAACAAGCTGGGAGCTGATGAATTTTCTCAATCAAATCCAGTGAAAAAAGTCATAAGCACCCGAGAATCGATACTAACTAGAAGTAACAGTTGCATGGCAAGTTTGATGAACAATTCAGTCTTCTCTTTGCTCGAAGATGCTGATCAAGACCATGAGACAACACCTAAATTTTTGTCAAAGGGGATTTCTGGAATGCCGAAGGGAGTTGGATGCAGACTCAGTATATTTTCTGATTGGATAGAAGAATCTAAGGCTTCTGAAAAAGTGCTTCTCAGTAACATGGCTAAGACTGCAGATGTTGACGAAATTGTTCAAAAAGAGATTGATGCTAATGTTATTTCTACAGAAGTGAAGAATGTCGTTGATGGCAATAATGAGCAACCACTCTTTGCTGATCAG GAAACTCAACGGCACCAATTGGAAACCATTGGAAGTGAGGAGAAACAAAAGGATGGACTCAATGCAATTCCATGTTCTCCGGAGTCTCCTTTGCAATGGCAATTGGAGTTCCTTAGAAAGCAAGAGGAGATCATCCAGCTGTGGCACGCATGCCATGTCTCCTTGGTGCACAGAAGTTGCTTCTTCCTACTCTTCAAAGGCGACACAACCGATTCCTTTTACATGGAAGTAGAATGCAGAAGGTTGTCCCTTCTCAAGAACATTTTCTCCCATAGAAATGCTAGTGGCATAGTAGCTGAAGATGGCAGCCGATTAAACCCTTCTTCAAG CATGAGATATCTTCGTCAGGAGAGGTATAGGCTATGCAAGCTGATTGGGAAGGTATTCTCTCCTCAAGAAAGGGAGAGCCTTTATGCTAAGTGGGGAATAAGCTTGAACTCCAAGAAGAGGAGAATACAACTATCACAGCTCATGTGGACTGAAACTGATATCGAACACGTAAAGGAGAGTGCATCACTCGTTGCAAAGCTTGTCGGCTTTGTGGAGCAAGGAGAAGAGACCATGAAAGAGATGTTTGGGCTCAATTTCGCAGTACAGCAGACTCACAAAAGATCCTTCAGCTGGATGCAATGGTAG
- the LOC122019846 gene encoding kinesin-like protein KIN-7J isoform X2, which produces MGSEEMAEEKFLVSVRLRPINAKEIEKNDPADWDCVDGTSVVFKPYLPERSLYPSSYTFDRVFGCACDTRQVYDEGAKEVALSVLHGINASIFAYGQTSSGKTYTMCGITAHTVDDIYDYIRRHGDREYVLKFSAIEIYNEAVRDLLIADSLPLRLLDDPERGTVVDKLTEETLRDQWHLNDLLAICAAQRQVGETSLNEMSSRSHQILRLVCPFHHLDLAGSERAASQVSSASNRIKEGCHINRSLLTLGTVIRKLSKGRSGHIPFRDSKLTRILQPYLGGNARTAIICTMSPARSHIEQSRNTLLFASCAKQVVTNAKVNVMMSDKAFMKHLQREISRLENELRHAGFSTPNDHSDVLQDKDAQIKKMECKIKELMLQRDFAQSRLNDLLQAVVDEQSRQWEESTQASYLHARSNSDDTFSISGLSGIDYQNPQIGNLRCNAQVQVNKFSYHEPLDDQLPPSRTISNPALNELTLHQTKEGIIEEDSEEHCKEVRCVEIHALSDGRANEFNPLNAEREGLVTPTEDTLEKFSPQYAGCIDCVNRADENLNKLGADEFSQSNPVKKVISTRESILTRSNSCMASLMNNSVFSLLEDADQDHETTPKFLSKGISGMPKGVGCRLSIFSDWIEESKASEKVLLSNMAKTADVDEIVQKEIDANVISTEVKNVVDGNNEQPLFADQETQRHQLETIGSEEKQKDGLNAIPCSPESPLQWQLEFLRKQEEIIQLWHACHVSLVHRSCFFLLFKGDTTDSFYMEVECRRLSLLKNIFSHRNASGIVAEDGSRLNPSSSMRYLRQERYRLCKLIGKVFSPQERESLYAKWGISLNSKKRRIQLSQLMWTETDIEHVKESASLVAKLVGFVEQGEETMKEMFGLNFAVQQTHKRSFSWMQW; this is translated from the exons ATGGGGAGCGAGGAAATGGCGGAGGAGAAGTTCCTGGTTTCCGTCAGGCTGAGGCCGATCAACGCCAAGGAGATCGAGAAGAATGACCCCGCGGATTGGGATTGCGTCGACGGTACATCCGTCGTCTTCAAACCCTACCTCCCAGAGAGATCGCTGTATCCCTCGTCTTACACATTTG ATAGAGTGTTTGGATGCGCATGTGACACAAGGCAAGTGTATGATGAAGGTGCCAAGGAAGTAGCTCTTTCAGTTCTCCATGGAATCAATG CAAGTATATTCGCGTATGGACAAACAAGCAGTGGCAAAACTTACACAATGTGTGGAATAACTGCTCATACTGTGGATGACATCTACGATTACATCAGAAGG cATGGGGATCGAGAATACGTGTTGAAATTCTCGGCGATAGAGATATACAACGAAGCAGTGAGAGATCTCCTGATTGCAGACAGTCTTCCTCTTAGACTTCTTGATGATCCAGAG AGAGGAACTGTTGTAGATAAACTTACAGAGGAAACACTGAGGGACCAATGGCATCTCAATGATCTTCTTGCAATCTGTGCAG CACAAAGGCAAGTTGGAGagacaagtttgaatgagatgaGCTCTCGATCTCATCAGATACTGAGATTGGTTTGCCCCTTTCATCATTTAG ATTTAGCAGGAAGTGAACGGGCAGCGTCTCAAGTGTCATCTGCGAGTAATCGGATAAAAGAAGGTTGCCACATCAATAGAAGCTTGCTTACACTTGGAACTGTCATTCGCAAACTAAG TAAAGGGAGAAGTGGTCACATTCCATTTAGAGATTCCAAGTTGACGCGCATACTGCAACCTTACTTAGGCGGCAATGCAAGAACTGCCATAATCTGCACAATGAGCCCTGCAAGGAGCCACATCGAGCAATCCAGGAACACCCTTTTGTTTGCAAGCTGTGCCAAACAAGTAGTCACCAATGCAAAAGTCAATGTGATGATGTCCGATAAGGCATTTATGAAGCACCTGCAGAGAGAGATTTCTAGGTTGGAGAACGAACTAAGACATGCAGGATTTAGTACACCCAACGATCATTCTGATGttcttcaagataaagatgctcAGATTAAGAAG ATGGAATGCAAAATCAAGGAACTGATGCTGCAAAGAGACTTTGCTCAATCTCGGCTTAATGATCTGCTTCAAGCTGTAGTGGATGAACAATCAAGACAATGG GAAGAATCCACTCAGGCATCATATTTGCATGCACGCAGTAACAGCGATGATACATTTTCGATCTCTGGTCTCTCTGGCATTGACTACCAAAACCCACAAATCGGCAACTTGAGATGTAATGCACAAGTACAAGTTAATAAGTTCAGTTACCACGAGCCTTTGGATGATCAACTTCCACCCAGTAGAACAATTAGCAATCCTGCCTTAAATGAACTTACCCTGCACCAGACCAAAGAGGGTATCATCGAAGAAGATTCTGAAGAGCACTGCAAGGAAGTTCGGTGCGTCGAGATACATGCCTTGAGTGATGGAAGAGCTAATGAGTTTAATCCTCTGAATGCTGAAAGGGAGGGCTTGGTTACACCGACTGAGGATACACTCGAAAAATTTTCACCACAATACGCAGGATGTATAGATTGTGTAAATAGGGCAGATGAGAATTTGAACAAGCTGGGAGCTGATGAATTTTCTCAATCAAATCCAGTGAAAAAAGTCATAAGCACCCGAGAATCGATACTAACTAGAAGTAACAGTTGCATGGCAAGTTTGATGAACAATTCAGTCTTCTCTTTGCTCGAAGATGCTGATCAAGACCATGAGACAACACCTAAATTTTTGTCAAAGGGGATTTCTGGAATGCCGAAGGGAGTTGGATGCAGACTCAGTATATTTTCTGATTGGATAGAAGAATCTAAGGCTTCTGAAAAAGTGCTTCTCAGTAACATGGCTAAGACTGCAGATGTTGACGAAATTGTTCAAAAAGAGATTGATGCTAATGTTATTTCTACAGAAGTGAAGAATGTCGTTGATGGCAATAATGAGCAACCACTCTTTGCTGATCAG GAAACTCAACGGCACCAATTGGAAACCATTGGAAGTGAGGAGAAACAAAAGGATGGACTCAATGCAATTCCATGTTCTCCGGAGTCTCCTTTGCAATGGCAATTGGAGTTCCTTAGAAAGCAAGAGGAGATCATCCAGCTGTGGCACGCATGCCATGTCTCCTTGGTGCACAGAAGTTGCTTCTTCCTACTCTTCAAAGGCGACACAACCGATTCCTTTTACATGGAAGTAGAATGCAGAAGGTTGTCCCTTCTCAAGAACATTTTCTCCCATAGAAATGCTAGTGGCATAGTAGCTGAAGATGGCAGCCGATTAAACCCTTCTTCAAG CATGAGATATCTTCGTCAGGAGAGGTATAGGCTATGCAAGCTGATTGGGAAGGTATTCTCTCCTCAAGAAAGGGAGAGCCTTTATGCTAAGTGGGGAATAAGCTTGAACTCCAAGAAGAGGAGAATACAACTATCACAGCTCATGTGGACTGAAACTGATATCGAACACGTAAAGGAGAGTGCATCACTCGTTGCAAAGCTTGTCGGCTTTGTGGAGCAAGGAGAAGAGACCATGAAAGAGATGTTTGGGCTCAATTTCGCAGTACAGCAGACTCACAAAAGATCCTTCAGCTGGATGCAATGGTAG
- the LOC122021323 gene encoding uncharacterized protein LOC122021323 — MVDVDRRMSSLATSHAAGLRRLSARACSAPASPSLSVSYSHRSGLLSFRPLAESILARLRAASVPVNTGLSEAEIAGIEGHLGFSFPPDLRALLSLGLPSAPGFPDWRSSHRRLRAALDLPLAAVSLQVARGALWPRAWGRRPTVPDRAMCLSRAELRRTPILIPLFDRCYLPCFPCLAGNPIFYVDEHRLFSCGLHLADFFQREPALYTASPVPLNPPPQPPPARRSLDAVPGNTPRWIEFWSDAASNHRRSHRHRRKSSFSTSSFSSSSSCGSASPTQLDPEQFVEIQPPSRLPIWVDGYLNAVGSVLRSAGWDDSDVNEIVRVPASGMFDADDEPWEAAIDSEAALDALMVKADRCSDSLRRAGWNPDEISDALGFDFRRHWRRGERSQVKLPPEIALRAEKFAEAVAPP; from the coding sequence ATGGTCGACGTCGATCGCCGGATGTCTAGCCTCGCCACCTCCCACGCTGCTGGCCTACGCCGCCTCTCAGCCCGCGCCTGCTCCGCTCCCGCGTCCCCTTCCTTATCCGTTTCCTACTCCCACCGCAGCGGCCTCCTGTCCTTCCGCCCCCTCGCGGAATCGATCCTAGCCCGCCTCCGCGCCGCCTCTGTCCCTGTCAACACCGGCCTATCCGAAGCCGAGATCGCTGGTATCGAGGGCCATCTAGGTTTCTCCTTCCCCCCGGACCTCCGCGCGCTTCTCAGCCTTGGCCTCCCCTCCGCTCCCGGCTTCCCCGACTGGCGCTCCTCCCATCGCCGACTCCGCGCTGCCCTCGACCTCCCTCTGGCAGCTGTCTCCCTCCAGGTCGCCCGCGGTGCGCTGTGGCCACGCGCCTGGGGCCGCCGCCCGACCGTCCCCGATCGGGCCATGTGCCTCTCGCGCGCCGAACTCCGCCGCACCCCCATCCTCATCCCCCTCTTCGATCGGTGCTACCTTCCCTGTTTCCCCTGCCTCGCCGGCAATCCCATCTTCTACGTCGACGAGCACAGACTGTTCAGCTGCGGCCTTCACCTCGCCGACTTCTTCCAGCGGGAACCCGCCTTGTACACCGCTTCTCCGGTTCCCCTAAATCCGCCCCCTCAGCCGCCTCCCGCAAGACGGAGCCTTGACGCCGTTCCCGGAAACACGCCCCGCTGGATCGAGTTCTGGAGCGACGCCGCCTCCAACCACCGCCGCAGCCACCGCCACCGCCGAAAATCCTCGTTCTCCACCTCCtcgttctcttcctcctcctcctgcgGATCAGCGTCACCGACGCAACTAGATCCGGAGCAATTCGTTGAGATCCAGCCGCCGAGTCGGCTCCCGATCTGGGTCGATGGATACCTGAACGCCGTCGGATCCGTGCTTCGCTCCGCCGGCTGGGACGATTCTGACGTCAACGAGATCGTCCGCGTTCCCGCTTCTGGAATGTTCGACGCCGACGATGAGCCATGGGAGGCGGCGATCGACTCCGAGGCCGCGCTCGACGCACTGATGGTGAAGGCCGATCGCTGCTCCGATTCACTCAGGCGGGCAGGCTGGAACCCCGACGAGATCTCCGACGCGTTGGGGTTCGACTTCAGGCGACATTGGCGGCGGGGAGAGAGGTCGCAGGTGAAGCTGCCACCGGAAATCGCCCTCAGGGCGGAGAAGTTCGCGGAAGCCGTGGCCCCACCATAA
- the LOC122020305 gene encoding uncharacterized protein LOC122020305, whose protein sequence is MRSLSPDSDHEEAWLHRQAIHRVRRRSVTDEELDKLRGCIDLGFSFDEVAFADVARAQRFSETLPALDLYYAVLRLHLA, encoded by the coding sequence ATGCGATCGTTGTCGCCCGACTCCGACCACGAGGAGGCGTGGCTCCACCGACAAGCGATCCACCGCGTCCGCCGGCGCAGCGTCACCGACGAGGAACTAGACAAGCTGCGGGGATGCATCGACCTCGGTTTCAGCTTCGACGAAGTCGCGTTCGCCGACGTCGCTCGGGCGCAGAGGTTCTCGGAGACGCTCCCGGCGCTCGATCTCTACTACGCCGTCCTCCGCCTCCACCTCGCCTGA
- the LOC122020304 gene encoding peptidyl-prolyl cis-trans isomerase CYP40-like isoform X1 → MEQGEVNSRTTVAEAISNPRCYLDISIGGEVEGRIVVELFADVVPRTANNFRALCTGEKGVGPAADVPLHFKGSCFHRVIKGFMIQGGDISAGDGTGGESIYGLKFEDENFVMKHERKGMLSMANSGPNTNGSQFFITTTRTTHLDGKHVVFGKVLKGMGVVRSIEHTPVGEADRPTIDVVIADCGELPEGADDCVSNFFKDGDLYPDWPNDLDEKPNEVSWWMNVVESAKTFGNDNFKKKDYKMALRKYRKSLRYLDVCWEKEEIDEAKSLLLRKTKSIILTNSSACKLKLRDLEGALLDADFAIREKEANAKAYFRQGQAHSALNDVDAAVESFLRALELEPNDGAIKKELAAAKKKIADRRDKERRAYSRMFQPSAKSNGNDD, encoded by the exons ATGGAGCAGGGCGAGGTGAACTCCCGGACCACGGTGGCGGAGGCGATTTCGAACCCGCGCTGCTACTTGGACATCAGTATCGGCGGCGAGGTGGAGGGGAGGATCGTGGTGGAGCTCTTCGCTGACGTGGTGCCGCGGACGGCGAATAACTTTAGGGCGCTGTGCACCGGGGAGAAGGGCGTTGGGCCCGCCGCAGACGTTCCGCTCCACTTCAAG GGTTCATGTTTTCATCGTGTCATCAAAGGTTTCATGATACAAGGGGGAGATATATCTGCTGGTGATGGAACTGGGGGAGAATCCATCTATGGTTTAAAATTTGAGGATGAGAATTTTGTCATGAAACATGAAAGAAAAGGAATGCTTTCAATGGCAAATTCTGGTCCTAACACAAATGGATCCCAGTTCTTTATCACTACTACTAGAACAACTCATCTAGATGGAAAACATGTTGTGTTTGGGAAAGTTCTTAAAGGCATGGGAGTTGTTCGTTCAATTGAGCACACTCCTGTTGGTGAGGCTGATCGCCCCACTATTGATGTAGTGATTGCTGATTGCGGAGAACTTCCTGAAGGGGCTGATGATTGTGTGTCAAACTTCTTTAAGGATGGAGACTTGTATCCTGACTGGCCAAATGACTTGGATGAAAAGCCAAATGAGGTTTCTTGGTGGATGAATGTTGTGGAATCTGCCAAAACATTTGGAAATGATAACTTCAAG AAAAAAGACTATAAGATGGCTCTTAGAAAGTACAGAAAATCTTTGCGCTACTTGGATGTATGCTGGGAAAAAGAGGAGATTGATGAAG CAAAGAGTTTGTTGTTGCGCAAGACAAAGTCAATTATTCTAACAAATAGTTCC GCTTGCAAGTTAAAGCTACGAGACTTGGAAGGTGCTTTGTTAGATGCTGATTTTGCAATACGTGAAAAAGAGGCAAATGCGAAAGCTTATTTTCGGCAAGGTCAG GCTCACAGTGCACTAAACGACGTGGATGCTGCAGTGGAGAGCTTCCTTAGAGCACTTGAATTAGAGCCTAATGATG GAGCTATTAAGAAAGAGCTGGCCGCCGCAAAGAAGAAG ATTGCTGATCGACGAGACAAGGAGCGACGGGCTTACTCGAGAATGTTCCAACCCTCTGCCAAGTCCAATGGCAACGATGACTAG
- the LOC122020304 gene encoding peptidyl-prolyl cis-trans isomerase CYP40-like isoform X2, whose product MEQGEVNSRTTVAEAISNPRCYLDISIGGEVEGRIVVELFADVVPRTANNFRALCTGEKGVGPAADVPLHFKGSCFHRVIKGFMIQGGDISAGDGTGGESIYGLKFEDENFVMKHERKGMLSMANSGPNTNGSQFFITTTRTTHLDGKHVVFGKVLKGMGVVRSIEHTPVGEADRPTIDVVIADCGELPEGADDCVSNFFKDGDLYPDWPNDLDEKPNEVSWWMNVVESAKTFGNDNFKKKDYKMALRKYRKSLRYLDVCWEKEEIDEAKSLLLRKTKSIILTNSSACKLKLRDLEGALLDADFAIREKEANAKAYFRQVTAPIELC is encoded by the exons ATGGAGCAGGGCGAGGTGAACTCCCGGACCACGGTGGCGGAGGCGATTTCGAACCCGCGCTGCTACTTGGACATCAGTATCGGCGGCGAGGTGGAGGGGAGGATCGTGGTGGAGCTCTTCGCTGACGTGGTGCCGCGGACGGCGAATAACTTTAGGGCGCTGTGCACCGGGGAGAAGGGCGTTGGGCCCGCCGCAGACGTTCCGCTCCACTTCAAG GGTTCATGTTTTCATCGTGTCATCAAAGGTTTCATGATACAAGGGGGAGATATATCTGCTGGTGATGGAACTGGGGGAGAATCCATCTATGGTTTAAAATTTGAGGATGAGAATTTTGTCATGAAACATGAAAGAAAAGGAATGCTTTCAATGGCAAATTCTGGTCCTAACACAAATGGATCCCAGTTCTTTATCACTACTACTAGAACAACTCATCTAGATGGAAAACATGTTGTGTTTGGGAAAGTTCTTAAAGGCATGGGAGTTGTTCGTTCAATTGAGCACACTCCTGTTGGTGAGGCTGATCGCCCCACTATTGATGTAGTGATTGCTGATTGCGGAGAACTTCCTGAAGGGGCTGATGATTGTGTGTCAAACTTCTTTAAGGATGGAGACTTGTATCCTGACTGGCCAAATGACTTGGATGAAAAGCCAAATGAGGTTTCTTGGTGGATGAATGTTGTGGAATCTGCCAAAACATTTGGAAATGATAACTTCAAG AAAAAAGACTATAAGATGGCTCTTAGAAAGTACAGAAAATCTTTGCGCTACTTGGATGTATGCTGGGAAAAAGAGGAGATTGATGAAG CAAAGAGTTTGTTGTTGCGCAAGACAAAGTCAATTATTCTAACAAATAGTTCC GCTTGCAAGTTAAAGCTACGAGACTTGGAAGGTGCTTTGTTAGATGCTGATTTTGCAATACGTGAAAAAGAGGCAAATGCGAAAGCTTATTTTCGGCAAG TGACTGCTCCTATCGAACTCTGTTAG